A region from the Salvia splendens isolate huo1 chromosome 15, SspV2, whole genome shotgun sequence genome encodes:
- the LOC121766371 gene encoding putative pentatricopeptide repeat-containing protein At1g16830 isoform X3, translating into MIQLICKRGFKFPSKSHSFALVHQLASPITNYKEKSVFKASINQGAKATILSPQIVLTTLQNCPSDLVALSFYLWCARQPNYFHDNLGFDHMVGVTSNLTDKYGTVRVIIEELESIGCFTKAQTLLLLMRIYWRGAMYDMVLQAFEVMRGYGYVQNTYARNIVVDVLFKIGEVDEALSFLEGTQAPNFLSFNISICNLCRLGEVDRVKSVFRRMLSRGYYMNHETYAVVLNCFCKFGRLEEALQLLGMMVVLGAPVSVNVWSILIDGYCRSGSVEVAAYILEKMVAVGCSPNIVTCTSLIKAFLESQMAEEAFKLLATLISKGCFPDLVLCNVLIDRLSKIGHYKSAFEVYFSLRDLSLKPDCYTYSSLVTLMDLSGQCAHLPSITSGLAVQPDLVLCNCLLSYFCKSGYPEGSIEFYDIMIDIGFIPDKYSFAAVLSALCRLGRLHDAVNVYHGFIHNYPGDGGSAK; encoded by the exons ATGATTCAGTTAATATGTAAACGGGGATTCAAATTTCCGTCCAAATCACATTCTTTCGCTTTAGTGCACCAACTAGCTTCAccaattacaaattacaaagaAAAATCGGTCTTCAAAGCTTCAATCAATCAGGGTGCTAAAGCCACCATTCTCTCTCCTCAAATTGTGTTGACGACTCTGCAAAACTGCCCTTCTGATTTAGTTGCTCTGAGCTTTTACCTGTGGTGTGCGCGTCAGCCTAATTACTTTCATGATAATCTTGGATTTGATCACATGGTGGGCGTGACATCAAATTTGACTGATAAATATGGGACTGTGAGAGTCATTATTGAGGAATTGGAGAGCATCGGTTGCTTCACAAAGGCACAGACTTTGTTGCTTTTGATGAGGATTTACTGGCGTGGAGCCATGTACGATATGGTATTACAGGCTTTTGAAGTGATGCGCGGCTATGGTTATGTACAGAATACTTACGCAAGAAACATTGTTGTCGATGTCTTGTTCAAGATTGGGGAGGTTGACGAAGCCCTCAGTTTTTTGGAGGGAACTCAGGCCCCAAATTTTCTGAGCTTCAACATTTCCATCTGTAACTTGTGCAGGCTCGGTGAGGTTGATAGAGTTAAAAGTGTCTTTAGGCGTATGTTGTCGAGAGGGTATTATATGAACCATGAGACCTATGCAGTGGTGTTGAATTGTTTCTGCAAATTTGGGAGGTTGGAGGAGGCATTGCAGCTGCTTGGAATGATGGTGGTTTTGGGTGCACCTGTTTCTGTAAATGTATGGAGCATATTGATTGATGGTTACTGCAGGTCGGGTTCAGTCGAGGTTGCAGCTTATATTCTTGAGAAAATGGTGGCTGTTGGTTGTTCACCAAACATCGTGACTTGCACATCATTGATCAAAGCATTTTTAGAATCTCAAATGGCTGAAGAAGCATTTAAGCTCCTTGCCACTCTAATATCCAAAGGTTGTTTCCCTGATCTTGTGCTGTGTAATGTATTGATTGATCGCCTATCTAAGATTGGGCATTACAAGAGTGCATTTGAAGTTTACTTTAGTTTGAGAGATCTAAGTTTAAAGCCGGATTGTTACACTTATTCGTCTCTTGTAACTCTAATGGATTTGTCTGGGCAGTGTGCTCATCTACCTTCCATTACGAGTGGACTTGCAGTGCAACCTGACCTGGTGCTCTGCAATTGCCTCCTAAGCTATTTTTGCAAGTCTGGTTATCCAGAGGGTTCTATCGAGTTCTATGATATAATGATAGACATAGGGTTTATACCAGACAAATATAGTTTTGCGGCAGTGTTGAGTGCGTTGTGCAGGTTGGGTAGATTGCATGATGCAGTGAATGTTTACCATGGATTTATTCACAACTATCCAG GAGATGGAGGTAGTGCCAAATAA
- the LOC121766371 gene encoding putative pentatricopeptide repeat-containing protein At1g16830 isoform X2, producing MVGVTSNLTDKYGTVRVIIEELESIGCFTKAQTLLLLMRIYWRGAMYDMVLQAFEVMRGYGYVQNTYARNIVVDVLFKIGEVDEALSFLEGTQAPNFLSFNISICNLCRLGEVDRVKSVFRRMLSRGYYMNHETYAVVLNCFCKFGRLEEALQLLGMMVVLGAPVSVNVWSILIDGYCRSGSVEVAAYILEKMVAVGCSPNIVTCTSLIKAFLESQMAEEAFKLLATLISKGCFPDLVLCNVLIDRLSKIGHYKSAFEVYFSLRDLSLKPDCYTYSSLVTLMDLSGQCAHLPSITSGLAVQPDLVLCNCLLSYFCKSGYPEGSIEFYDIMIDIGFIPDKYSFAAVLSALCRLGRLHDAVNVYHGFIHNYPGIDARIHSIVINALAKSGRFNQAMRIFRKARDEKFPLDAVSYNVAIYILIRVGRMEEANCTFNQMKEMEVVPNKRTYNLILSGFSKNSDIHAVKHILKEMNGANIAMEYHAFRLMKKHFSHSSDSVLSDLALANRRLPRGDEVVLPRVDGVVLVNWHASNDNVNATDSGRSSSDEEFDAIVSVLS from the coding sequence ATGGTGGGCGTGACATCAAATTTGACTGATAAATATGGGACTGTGAGAGTCATTATTGAGGAATTGGAGAGCATCGGTTGCTTCACAAAGGCACAGACTTTGTTGCTTTTGATGAGGATTTACTGGCGTGGAGCCATGTACGATATGGTATTACAGGCTTTTGAAGTGATGCGCGGCTATGGTTATGTACAGAATACTTACGCAAGAAACATTGTTGTCGATGTCTTGTTCAAGATTGGGGAGGTTGACGAAGCCCTCAGTTTTTTGGAGGGAACTCAGGCCCCAAATTTTCTGAGCTTCAACATTTCCATCTGTAACTTGTGCAGGCTCGGTGAGGTTGATAGAGTTAAAAGTGTCTTTAGGCGTATGTTGTCGAGAGGGTATTATATGAACCATGAGACCTATGCAGTGGTGTTGAATTGTTTCTGCAAATTTGGGAGGTTGGAGGAGGCATTGCAGCTGCTTGGAATGATGGTGGTTTTGGGTGCACCTGTTTCTGTAAATGTATGGAGCATATTGATTGATGGTTACTGCAGGTCGGGTTCAGTCGAGGTTGCAGCTTATATTCTTGAGAAAATGGTGGCTGTTGGTTGTTCACCAAACATCGTGACTTGCACATCATTGATCAAAGCATTTTTAGAATCTCAAATGGCTGAAGAAGCATTTAAGCTCCTTGCCACTCTAATATCCAAAGGTTGTTTCCCTGATCTTGTGCTGTGTAATGTATTGATTGATCGCCTATCTAAGATTGGGCATTACAAGAGTGCATTTGAAGTTTACTTTAGTTTGAGAGATCTAAGTTTAAAGCCGGATTGTTACACTTATTCGTCTCTTGTAACTCTAATGGATTTGTCTGGGCAGTGTGCTCATCTACCTTCCATTACGAGTGGACTTGCAGTGCAACCTGACCTGGTGCTCTGCAATTGCCTCCTAAGCTATTTTTGCAAGTCTGGTTATCCAGAGGGTTCTATCGAGTTCTATGATATAATGATAGACATAGGGTTTATACCAGACAAATATAGTTTTGCGGCAGTGTTGAGTGCGTTGTGCAGGTTGGGTAGATTGCATGATGCAGTGAATGTTTACCATGGATTTATTCACAACTATCCAGGTATCGATGCTCGCATCCACTCTATAGTCATTAACGCACTTGCAAAATCAGGTAGGTTTAATCAAGCTATGAGAATATTCAGGAAAGCTAGAGATGAAAAGTTCCCATTAGATGCTGTGTCATACAATGTTGCCATTTATATACTCATTAGAGTTGGTCGGATGGAGGAAGCTAACTGTACGTTTAACCAAATGAAGGAGATGGAGGTAGTGCCAAATAAGCGGACGTATAATCTGATACTCTCTGGTTTCTCCAAGAACAGTGATATCCATGCGGTTAAACACATCCTGAAGGAAATGAATGGTGCAAATATTGCAATGGAGTATCATGCATTCAGATTGATGAAAAAACATTTTTCTCACTCCTCCGACTCTGTTTTGTCTGACCTTGCTTTGGCAAATCGGAGGTTGCCTAGAGGGGACGAAGTGGTGTTGCCTAGAGTGGATGGAGTGGTGTTGGTAAATTGGCATGCATCAAATGATAATGTGAATGCCACGGACTCTGGAAGATCAAGCTCTGATGAGGAATTCGATGCTATTGTTTCTGTGTTGAGTTAG
- the LOC121766371 gene encoding putative pentatricopeptide repeat-containing protein At1g16830 isoform X1: MIQLICKRGFKFPSKSHSFALVHQLASPITNYKEKSVFKASINQGAKATILSPQIVLTTLQNCPSDLVALSFYLWCARQPNYFHDNLGFDHMVGVTSNLTDKYGTVRVIIEELESIGCFTKAQTLLLLMRIYWRGAMYDMVLQAFEVMRGYGYVQNTYARNIVVDVLFKIGEVDEALSFLEGTQAPNFLSFNISICNLCRLGEVDRVKSVFRRMLSRGYYMNHETYAVVLNCFCKFGRLEEALQLLGMMVVLGAPVSVNVWSILIDGYCRSGSVEVAAYILEKMVAVGCSPNIVTCTSLIKAFLESQMAEEAFKLLATLISKGCFPDLVLCNVLIDRLSKIGHYKSAFEVYFSLRDLSLKPDCYTYSSLVTLMDLSGQCAHLPSITSGLAVQPDLVLCNCLLSYFCKSGYPEGSIEFYDIMIDIGFIPDKYSFAAVLSALCRLGRLHDAVNVYHGFIHNYPGIDARIHSIVINALAKSGRFNQAMRIFRKARDEKFPLDAVSYNVAIYILIRVGRMEEANCTFNQMKEMEVVPNKRTYNLILSGFSKNSDIHAVKHILKEMNGANIAMEYHAFRLMKKHFSHSSDSVLSDLALANRRLPRGDEVVLPRVDGVVLVNWHASNDNVNATDSGRSSSDEEFDAIVSVLS, encoded by the coding sequence ATGATTCAGTTAATATGTAAACGGGGATTCAAATTTCCGTCCAAATCACATTCTTTCGCTTTAGTGCACCAACTAGCTTCAccaattacaaattacaaagaAAAATCGGTCTTCAAAGCTTCAATCAATCAGGGTGCTAAAGCCACCATTCTCTCTCCTCAAATTGTGTTGACGACTCTGCAAAACTGCCCTTCTGATTTAGTTGCTCTGAGCTTTTACCTGTGGTGTGCGCGTCAGCCTAATTACTTTCATGATAATCTTGGATTTGATCACATGGTGGGCGTGACATCAAATTTGACTGATAAATATGGGACTGTGAGAGTCATTATTGAGGAATTGGAGAGCATCGGTTGCTTCACAAAGGCACAGACTTTGTTGCTTTTGATGAGGATTTACTGGCGTGGAGCCATGTACGATATGGTATTACAGGCTTTTGAAGTGATGCGCGGCTATGGTTATGTACAGAATACTTACGCAAGAAACATTGTTGTCGATGTCTTGTTCAAGATTGGGGAGGTTGACGAAGCCCTCAGTTTTTTGGAGGGAACTCAGGCCCCAAATTTTCTGAGCTTCAACATTTCCATCTGTAACTTGTGCAGGCTCGGTGAGGTTGATAGAGTTAAAAGTGTCTTTAGGCGTATGTTGTCGAGAGGGTATTATATGAACCATGAGACCTATGCAGTGGTGTTGAATTGTTTCTGCAAATTTGGGAGGTTGGAGGAGGCATTGCAGCTGCTTGGAATGATGGTGGTTTTGGGTGCACCTGTTTCTGTAAATGTATGGAGCATATTGATTGATGGTTACTGCAGGTCGGGTTCAGTCGAGGTTGCAGCTTATATTCTTGAGAAAATGGTGGCTGTTGGTTGTTCACCAAACATCGTGACTTGCACATCATTGATCAAAGCATTTTTAGAATCTCAAATGGCTGAAGAAGCATTTAAGCTCCTTGCCACTCTAATATCCAAAGGTTGTTTCCCTGATCTTGTGCTGTGTAATGTATTGATTGATCGCCTATCTAAGATTGGGCATTACAAGAGTGCATTTGAAGTTTACTTTAGTTTGAGAGATCTAAGTTTAAAGCCGGATTGTTACACTTATTCGTCTCTTGTAACTCTAATGGATTTGTCTGGGCAGTGTGCTCATCTACCTTCCATTACGAGTGGACTTGCAGTGCAACCTGACCTGGTGCTCTGCAATTGCCTCCTAAGCTATTTTTGCAAGTCTGGTTATCCAGAGGGTTCTATCGAGTTCTATGATATAATGATAGACATAGGGTTTATACCAGACAAATATAGTTTTGCGGCAGTGTTGAGTGCGTTGTGCAGGTTGGGTAGATTGCATGATGCAGTGAATGTTTACCATGGATTTATTCACAACTATCCAGGTATCGATGCTCGCATCCACTCTATAGTCATTAACGCACTTGCAAAATCAGGTAGGTTTAATCAAGCTATGAGAATATTCAGGAAAGCTAGAGATGAAAAGTTCCCATTAGATGCTGTGTCATACAATGTTGCCATTTATATACTCATTAGAGTTGGTCGGATGGAGGAAGCTAACTGTACGTTTAACCAAATGAAGGAGATGGAGGTAGTGCCAAATAAGCGGACGTATAATCTGATACTCTCTGGTTTCTCCAAGAACAGTGATATCCATGCGGTTAAACACATCCTGAAGGAAATGAATGGTGCAAATATTGCAATGGAGTATCATGCATTCAGATTGATGAAAAAACATTTTTCTCACTCCTCCGACTCTGTTTTGTCTGACCTTGCTTTGGCAAATCGGAGGTTGCCTAGAGGGGACGAAGTGGTGTTGCCTAGAGTGGATGGAGTGGTGTTGGTAAATTGGCATGCATCAAATGATAATGTGAATGCCACGGACTCTGGAAGATCAAGCTCTGATGAGGAATTCGATGCTATTGTTTCTGTGTTGAGTTAG